From Caretta caretta isolate rCarCar2 chromosome 14, rCarCar1.hap1, whole genome shotgun sequence, the proteins below share one genomic window:
- the LOC125621671 gene encoding killer cell lectin-like receptor subfamily B member 1B allele A has protein sequence MLAPTQLGRCLRTQLLPLLAMADGEVYENVNFKAGSLPSHTSAPAQHHTCPQCPLWHRVGCAGNIVLLGAVIVMAVLVSQRPSQNRQTAAVLQTAEKSDSCEINRNTTPYHRRLEDFQSCLKRKLCGVETSSAEGSGCKLCPRHWVPHRDKCYRLSEENQYWSRGRDDCARRGSHLLVIQDREELEFIQNIPGNQNPVWIGLNITSPGRKWTWVDDSPLNQTLFTVSGPAEENSCAAVKKNRIQSEICTTDYKWICQKEVVLI, from the exons ATGTTAGCTCCCACACAGCTAGGACGGTGCCTTCGCACGCAGCTGTTGCCTTTGCTGGCCATGGCTGATGGAGAAGTCTATGAGAATGTAAACTtcaaggcaggctctctgcccagCCACACGTCGGCCCCGGCTCAGCATCACA CTTGTCCGCAGTGTCCGCTTTGGCATCGGGTCGGCTGCGCCGGGAACATCGTCCTGCTGGGAGCTGTGATAGTCATGGCTGTCCTGG TTTCCCAGCGCCCATCCCAGAATCGCCAGACGGCAGCCGTGCTGCAGACCGCTGAGAAGAGCGATTCCTGTGAGATCAATCGAAACACAACACCGTACCACCGTAGATTGGAGGATTTCCAATCCTGCCTGAAGCGAAAGTTGTGTGGGGTGGAAACCAGCTCAGCAG AGGGCTCCGGGTGCAAACTCTGCCCCAGGCACTGGGTGCCGCACAGGGACAAGTGCTACCGGCTGTCTGAAGAGAATCAGTACTGGAGCCGGGGCCGTGATGACTGCGCACGGAGGGGATCTCACCTGCTAGTGATCCAGGACCGGGAGGAGCTG GAGTTCATACAGAATATTCCAGGAAATCAAAATCCGGTGTGGATTGGACTCAACATCACATCCCCAGGGAGGAAGTGGACCTGGGTGGATGATTCCCCGTTAAATCAAACACT ATTCACGGTATCGGGTCCTGCTGAAGAGAACAGCTGCGCTGCAGTAAAGAAGAATCGGATCCAGTCTGAAATCTGCACCACTGACTATAAATGGATTTGCCAAAAGGAAGTTGTGCTAATTTAA